TCCGGGCCTCCGTCTCTGCTGCACCACGTACGCGGGACTCGGGTTACAGGACAGACTGGCCCAGGAAGGCGGGCGCTGTGCTGTGGACGACTGGGGTAgggtgcggcggcggcggcggcggcgggattggggctgccccgtGCTAGCGCGAGGATAGGCCTCCATTTCACGCTCTCGCTGCCGCCGCCTCGGCAAAATGCGCGTACCCCGCCCGCCTCCCAGAAGCCTACTGACCTGTAACCTGCGTCCTGCGAAACTGGGGCTGGAAAGTCCGCACCCAGAACAGGACGCGGGGGAGAAGGGAGCAAATCgacaggctcccaggagcacacccctccccctGAGGCTGCAGCTGCAAATCCCGCCAGCGCACCGTGACAGCACCGCGGCCGCTTCCCAGGAACAGGCTCACAGGGAGAGGTGCACCCCGCGAACATGGGGAAGCAAAGTCCACCCCAAGCAGCGGGGGAGTAAGTAACAAACTCAGGGGCTGCACGGGGTAGCCCGTACCACCGCACCCGCTTCCCGGGAGCAGACCACGACCTGAGGGCCGGCCGGGGATGTGCCAGAGCCGTCTAGCGCCTTCCCACCTCCCGGGTGAGCCCTGCTTTCCCAAAACCGAATATAAACGGCAGCGCAGACGCGGGGTGCAGGGACTAATTCGGGGGGGGGGCACCAGGAACCACTGCGGCGGCCCgtacccgcctcagggtcctaaagGGCCCACCGCCCGGGCCTCAACCATGCACCCCTAcctgtgcgcctccccagctGCGCAGCCCAGACATCACTCGCCGGCTGaacgacctgcgcgcccccaccagcgcccccttacctgcccggcGGCGTCAGCGGACCCGTCGGCGAGCGGCGGTCCAGTCCCAAAGATGCCTTCTTCCTCGGGAGCTGGTGCAaagagcacccagctcccgcccagcttccctACGCTCCGGGTGGGCTCCCGCGTCCGCGCGTCTGTGCGTCCGcgtccctcctcctcccgccagaATCGCGGACCCTCGGGCTGGGGCTCCTGCCCTATAGGAGCCTGCGGATTAGCTTCAGACTCCCCGCAGCCTATCCGGGCCTCAACTTCCGCTGTCCCAGGGTTCGCGGGAGTCGTGTTACAGATCAGCCTGCTCCAGGAAGGCGGTCGCTGTGCTGACGGGacgggggaggcggcggcgggattggggctgccccgtGTTACCGAGGGGATTTGCTTCCATTTCACGCTGTcgccgccgccacccccacacactaccgcaccgcgcccgcctcccaggagctgaCTGACCTGTAAGATGCGTCCCCCGAACATGGGGCACCAGAGTCCGTCCCCAGGACAGGGACGGGGGAGATGGCAGTATATCCACAGGCTCCCAGGGGCACACCCCTCTCTCTGCTGCCGCCGCTAATGCTGCCGCTGCAAATGCCGCCCGCGCACCCTGACAGCACCGCGGCCGCCTCCCAGCAACAGACTTACAGGGAGAGCTGCACCTCGTGAACATGCAGAAGCAAAGGCCACCCCAAGCCGCGGGGGAATACGAGCAAATTCAGGGCTCCCACGGGTCAGCCCGTCCCACCGCGACCGACGCCAAGGCCACGCGaacgcaccgcacccgcctccggGGAGCGGGACATAAACGgaggaccagcaggaggtgttCCTGGACCGTCTAGCGCCTTCCCACCTGCCGAGGGTGCACTGCTTTCGCAGCACGAATACAAACGGCAGCTACACCCGGGTTCACACAGTACTAACGGGGGGGGGGCGGCACCATTAAATACAGCGGCGGCCCGCACCCGCCTCATGGTCCTGAAAGGCCCCGCGACCCGGGCCTCACCCACGCctaactgcacagcccaggcctcacccgccggcaCCACGACCTGCACTCCTCCaacagcgcccccttacctgcccggctgcggcggcggcagcgggggcTACGGCAAGCGGCGGTCCGGTCCCCAAGCCGCCTTCTTCCTCAGGAGCTGGACCAGGAGCGCCGGGCTCCCGTCCGCCTCCCACTagctctgggtgggctcccgCGTCTGTGCGTCCGCacatgcgcgcccctcctcctacCTCCAAAAGCGCGGACCCTAGGCCTGGGGCTCCTGCTGCATAGGAGCCTGCGGAGTTGCTTCGAACTCCCCCGCAGCCTATCCGGGCCTCCGTCTCTGCTGCACAAGGTCCGCGGGACTCGGGTTACAGGACAGCCTGGCCCAGGAAGGCGGGCGCTGTGCTGTGGGCGACTGGGGTAgggtgcggcggcggcggcggcggcgggattggggctgccccgtGCTAGCGGGAGGGTATGCCTCCATTTCACGCTCTCCCTGCCGCCGCCTCGGTACACTGCGCGCAGCCCGCCCGCCTCCCAGAAGCACACTGACTCGTATCATGCGTCCTGGGCACCTGGAGCAGGAaaggccgcccccaggacagggcgcgggggagaggggagcaaatccacaggctcccaggagcacaacCCTCTCCACACTACTGCAGCTAAGGCTGCAGCTGCAAATCCCGCCAGCGCACCATGACAGCACCGCGGCCGCCTCCCAGGAACAGGCTCACAGGGAGAGGTGCACCACGCGGGCATGCGGAAACAAAATCCACCCCAAGCCGCGGGGGAATACCGAACAAATTCAGGGCCACCACGGGGCAGACCGTACCACCGCGACCGACGCCTTGTCCCCGCGACCGCAcggcaccgcacccgcctcctgGGAGCAGGACAGAACCCGAGGGCCAGCAGGTGTTCCGGGACCGTCCAGCGCCTTCCCACCTGCCAAGGGTGCCCTGCTTTCCAGCCCGAATAGACATGGCAGCGCAGAATCGGGGTACAGAGACTACTAACGGGGGTTGGGGGGCACCATGAAATACCACGGCAGCCCGCATCCGCCTCATGGTCCTGAAAGGCCCCGCGACCCGGGCCTCACCCACGCctaactgcacagcccaggcctcacccgccggcaCCACGACCTGCACTCCTCCaacagcgcccccttacctgcccggctgcggcggcggcagcgggggcTACGGCAAGCGGCGGTCCGGTCCCCAAGCCGCCTTCTTCCTCAGGAGCTGGCCCAGGAGCGCCGGGCTCCCGTCCGCCTCCCACTagctctgggtgggctcccgCGTCTGCGCGCCCACGaatgcgcgcccctcctccacccgccGGAAACGCGGACCCTAGGCCTGGGGCTCCTGCTGCACAGGAGCCTGCAGAattgcttcaaactcccccgcAGCCTATCCGGGCCTCCGTCTCTGCTGCACCACGTACGCGGGACTCGGGTTACAGGACAGACTGGCCCAGGAAGGCGGGCGCTGTGCTGTGGACGACTGGGGTAgggtgcggcggcggcggcggcggcgggattggggctgccccgtGCTAGCGCGAGGATAGGCCTCCATTTCACGCTCTCGCTGCCGCCGCCTCGGCAAAATGCGCGTACCCCGCCCGCCTCCCAGAAGCCTACTGACCTGTAACCTGCGTCCTGCGAAACTGGGGCTGGAAAGTCCGCACCCAGAACAGGACGCGGGGGAGAAGGGAGCAAATCgacaggctcccaggagcacacccctccccctGAGGCTGCAGCTGCAAATCCCGCCAGCGCACCGTGACAGCACCGCGGCCGCTTCCCAGGAACAGGCTCACAGGGAGAGGTGCACCCCGCGAACATGGGGAAGCAAAGTCCACCCCAAGCAGCGGGGGAGTAAGTAACAAACTCAGGGGCTGCACGGGGTAGCCCGTACCACCGCACCCGCTTCCCGGGAGCAGACCACGACCTGAGGGCCGGCCGGGGATGTGCCAGAGCCGTCTAGCGCCTTCCCACCTCCCGGGTGAGCCCTGCTTTCCCAAAACCGAATATAAACGGCAGCGCAGACGCGGGGTGCAGGGACTAACTAATTcgggggggggggcaccaggaACCACTGCGGCGGCCCgtacccgcctcagggtcctaaagGGCCCACCGCCCGGGCCTCAACCATGCACCCCTAcctgtgcgcctccccagctGCGCAGCCCAGACATCACTCGCCGGCTGaacgacctgcgcgcccccaccagcgcccccttacctgcccggcGGCGTCAGCGGACCCGTCGGCGAGCGGCGGTCCAGTCCCAAAGATGCCTTCTTCCTCGGGAGCTGGTGCAaagagcacccagctcccgcccagcttccctACGCTCCGGGTGGGCTCCCGCGTCCGCGCGTCTGTGCGTCCGcgtccctcctcctcccgccagaATCGCGGACCCTCGGGCTGGGGCTCCTGCCCTATAGGAGCCTGCGGATTAGCTTCAGACTCCCCGCAGCCTATCCGGGCCTCAACTTCCGCTGTCCCAGGGTTCGCGGGAGTCGTGTTACAGATCAGCCTGCTCCAGGAAGGCGGTCGCTGTGCTGACGGGacgggggaggcggcggcgggattggggctgccccgtGTTACCGAGGGGATTTGCTTCCATTTCACGCTGTcgccgccgccacccccacacactaccgcaccgcgcccgcctcccaggagctgaCTGACCTGTAAGATGCGTCCCCCGAACATGGGGCACCAGAGTCCGTCCCCAGGACAGGGACGGGGGAGATGGCAGTATATCCACAGGCTCCCAGGGGCACACCCCTCTCTCTGCTGCCGCCGCTAATGCTGCCGCTGCAAATGCCGCCCGCGCACCCTGACAGCACCGCGGCCGCCTCCCAGCAACAGACTTACAGGGAGAGCTGCACCTCGTGAACATGCAGAAGCAAAGGCCACCCCAAGCCGCGGGGGAATACGAGCAAATTCAGGGCTCCCACGGGTCAGCCCGTCCCACCGCGACCGACGCCAAGGCCACGCGaacgcaccgcacccgcctccggGGAGCGGGACATAAACGgaggaccagcaggaggtgttCCTGGACCGTCTAGCGCCTTCCCACCTGCCGAGGGTGCACTGCTTTCGCAGCACGAATACAAACGGCAGCTACACCCGGGTTCACACAGtactaacgggggggggggggcggcaccATTAAATACAGCGGCGGCCCGCACCCGCCTCATGGTCCTGAAAGGCCCCGCGACCCGGGCCTCACCCACGCctaactgcacagcccaggcctcacccgccggcaCCACGACCTGCACTCCTCCaacagcgcccccttacctgcccggctgcggcggcggcagcgggggcTACGGCAAGCGGCGGTCCGGTCCCCAAGCCGCCTTCTTCCTCAGGAGCTGGACCAGGAGCGCCGGGCTCCCGTCCGCCTCCCACTagctctgggtgggctcccgCGTCTGTGCGTCCGCacatgcgcgcccctcctcctacCTCCAAAAGCGCGGACCCTAGGCCTGGGGCTCCTGCTGCATAGGAGCCTGCGGAGTTGCTTCGAACTCCCCCGCAGCCTATCCGGGCCTCCGTCTCTGCTGCACAAGGTCCGCGGGACTCGGGTTACAGGACAGCCTGGCCCAGGAAGGCGGGCGCTGTGCTGTGGGCGACTGGGGTAgggtgcggcggcggcggcggcggcgggattggggctgccccgtGCTAGCGGGAGGGTATGCCTCCATTTCACGCTCTCCCTGCCGCCGCCTCGGTACACTGCGCGCAGCCCGCCCGCCTCCCAGAAGCACACTGACTCGTATCATGCGTCCTGGGCACCTGGAGCAGGAaaggccgcccccaggacagggcgcgggggagaggggagcaaatccacaggctcccaggagcacaacCCTCTCCACACTACTGCAGCTAAGGCTGCAGCTGCAAATCCCGCCAGCGCACCATGACAGCACCGCGGCCGCCTCCCAGGAACAGGCTCACAGGGAGAGGTGCACCACGCGGGCATGCGGAAACAAAATCCACCCCAAGCCGCGGGGGAATACCGAACAAATTCAGGGCCACCACGGGGCAGACCGTACCACCGCGACCGACGCCTTGTCCCCGCGACCGCAcggcaccgcacccgcctcctgGGAGCAGGACAGAACCCGAGGGCCAGCAGGTGTTCCGGGACCGTCCAGCGCCTTCCCACCTGCCAAGGGTGCCCTGCTTTCCAGCCCGAATAGACATGGCAGCGCAGAATCGGGGTACAGAGACTACTAACGGGGGTTGGGGGGCACCATGAAATACCACGGCAGCCCGCATCCGCCTCATGGTCCTGAAAGGCCCCGCGACCCGGGCCTCACCCACGCctaactgcacagcccaggcctcacccgccggcaCCACGACCTGCACTCCTCCaacagcgcccccttacctgcccggctgcggcggcggcagcgggggcTACGGCAAGCGGCGGTCCGGTCCCCAAGCCGCCTTCTTCCTCAGGAGCTGGCCCAGGAGCGCCGGGCTCCCGTCCGCCTCCCACTagctctgggtgggctcccgCGTCTGCGCGCCCACGaatgcgcgcccctcctccacccgccGGAAACGCGGACCCTAGGCCTGGGGCTCCTGCTGCACAGGAGCCTGCAGAattgcttcaaactcccccgcAGCCTATCCGGGCCTCCGTCTCTGCTGCACCACGTACGCGGGACTCGGGTTACAGGACAGACTGGCCCAGGAAGGCGGGCGCTGTGCTGTGGACGACTGGGGTAgggtgcggcggcggcggcggcggcgggattggggctgccccgtGCTAGCGCGAGGATAGGCCTCCATTTCACGCTCTCGCTGCCGCCGCCTCGGCAAAATGCGCGTACCCCGCCCGCCTCCCAGAAGCCTACTGACCTGTAACCTGCGTCCTGCGAAACTGGGGCTGGAAAGTCCGCACCCAGAACAGGACGCGGGGGAGAAGGGAGCAAATCgacaggctcccaggagcacacccctccccctGAGGCTGCAGCTGCAAATCCCGCCAGCGCACCGTGACAGCACCGCGGCCGCTTCCCAGGAACAGGCTCACAGGGAGAGGTGCACCCCGCGAACATGGGGAAGCAAAGTCCACCCCAAGCAGCGGGGGAGTAAGTAACAAACTCAGGGGCTGCACGGGGTAGCCCGTACCACCGCACCCGCTTCCCGGGAGCAGACCACGACCTGAGGGCCGGCCGGGGATGTGCCAGAGCCGTCTAGCGCCTTCCCACCTCCCGGGTGAGCCCTGCTTTCCCAAAACCGAATATAAACGGCAGCGCAGACGCGGGGTGCAGGGACTAACTAATTCGGGGGGGGGGCACCAGGAACCACTGCGGCGGCCCgtacccgcctcagggtcctaaagGGCCCACCGCCCGGGCCTCAACCATGCACCCCTAcctgtgcgcctccccagctGCGCAGCCCAGACATCACTCGCCGGCTGaacgacctgcgcgcccccaccagcgcccccttacctgcccggcGGCGTCAGCGGACCCGTCGGCGAGCGGCGGTCCAGTCCCAAAGATGCCTTCTTCCTCGGGAGCTGGTGCAaagagcacccagctcccgcccagcttccctACGCTCCGGGTGGGCTCCCGCGTCCGCGCGTCTGTGCGTCCGcgtccctcctcctcccgccagaATCGCGGACCCTCGGGCTGGGGCTCCTGCCCTATAGGAGCCTGCGGATTAGCTTCAGACTCCCCGCAGCCTATCCGGGCCTCAACTTCCGCTGTCCCAGGGTTCGCGGGAGTCGTGTTACAGATCAGCCTGCTCCAGGAAGGCGGTCGCTGTGCTGACGGGacgggggaggcggcggcgggattggggctgccccgtGTTACCGAGGGGATTTGCTTCCATTTCACGCTGTcgccgccgccacccccacacactaccgcaccgcgcccgcctcccaggagctgaCTGACCTGTAAGATGCGTCCCCCGAACATGGGGCACCAGAGTCCGTCCCCAGGACAGGGACGGGGGAGATGGCAGTATATCCACAGGCTCCCAGGGGCACACCCCTCTCTCTGCTGCCGCCGCTAATGCTGCCGCTGCAAATGCCGCCCGCGCACCCTGACAGCACCGCGGCCGCCTCCCAGCAACAGACTTACAGGGAGAGCTGCACCTCGTGAACATGCAGAAGCAAAGGCCACCCCAAGCCGCGGGGGAATACGAGCAAATTCAGGGCTCCCACGGGTCAGCCCGTCCCACCGCGACCGACGCCAAGGCCACGCGaacgcaccgcacccgcctccggGGAGCGGGACATAAACGgaggaccagcaggaggtgttCCTGGACCGTCTAGCGCCTTCCCACCTGCCGAGGGTGCACTGCTTTCGCAGCACGAATACAAACGGCAGCTACACCCGGGTTCACACAGtactaacgggggggggggggcggcaccATTAAATACAGCGGCGGCCCGCACCCGCCTCATGGTCCTGAAAGGCCCCGCGACCCGGGCCTCACCCACGCctaactgcacagcccaggcctcacccgccggcaCCACGACCTGCACTCCTCCaacagcgcccccttacctgcccggctgcggcggcggcagcgggggcTACGGCAAGCGGCGGTCCGGTCCCCAAGCCGCCTTCTTCCTCAGGAGCTGGACCAGGAGCGCCGGGCTCCCGTCCGCCTCCCACTagctctgggtgggctcccgCGTCTGTGCGTCCGCacatgcgcgcccctcctcctacCTCCAAAAGCGCGGACCCTAGGCCTGGGGCTCCTGCTGCATAGGAGCCTGCGGAGTTGCTTCGAACTCCCCCGCAGCCTATCCGGGCCTCCGTCTCTGCTGCACAAGGTCCGCGGGACTCGGGTTACAGGACAGCCTGGCCCAGGAAGGCGGGCGCTGTGCTGTGGGCGACTGGGGTAgggtgcggcggcggcggcggcggcgggattggggctgccccgtGCTAGCGGGAGGGTATGCCTCCATTTCACGCTCTCCCTGCCGCCGCCTCGGTACACTGCGCGCAGCCCGCCCGCCTCCCAGAAGCACACTGACTCGTATCATGCGTCCTGGGCACCTGGAGCAGGAaaggccgcccccaggacagggcgcgggggagaggggagcaaatccacaggctcccaggagcacaacCCTCTCCACACTACTGCAGCTAAGGCTGCAGCTGCAAATCCCGCCAGCGCACCATGACAGCACCGCGGCCGCCTCCCAGGAACAGGCTCACAGGGAGAGGTGCACCACGCGGGCATGCGGAAACAAAATCCACCCCAAGCCGCGGGGGAATACCGAACAAATTCAGGGCCACCACGGGGCAGACCGTACCACCGCGACCGACGCCTTGTCCCCGCGACCGCAcggcaccgcacccgcctcctgGGAGCAGGACAGAACCCGAGGGCCAGCAGGTGTTCCGGGACCGTCCAGCGCCTTCCCACCTGCCAAGGGTGCCCTGCTTTCCAGCCCGAATAGACATGGCAGCGCAGAATCGGGGTACAGAGACTACTAACGGGGGTTGGGGGGCACCATGAAATACCACGGCAGCCCGCATCCGCCTCATGGTCCTGAAAGGCCCCGCGACCCGGGCCTCACCCACGCctaactgcacagcccaggcctcacccgccggcaCCACGACCTGCACTCCTCCaacagcgcccccttacctgcccggctgcggcggcggcagcgggggcTACGGCAAGCGGCGGTCCGGTCCCCAAGCCGCCTTCTTCCTCAGGAGCTGGCCCAGGAGCGCCGGGCTCCCGTCCGCCTCCCACTagctctgggtgggctcccgCGTCTGCGCGCCCACGaatgcgcgcccctcctccacccgccGGAAACGCGGACCCTAGGCCTGGGGCTCCTGCTGCACAGGAGCCTGCAGAattgcttcaaactcccccgcAGCCTATCCGGGCCTCCGTCTCTGCTGCACCACGTACGCGGGACTCGGGTTACAGGACAGACTGGCCCAGGAAGGCGGGCGCTGTGCTGTGGACGACTGGGGTAgggtgcggcggcggcggcggcggcgggattggggctgccccgtGCTAGCGCGAGGATAGGCCTCCATTTCACGCTCTCGCTGCCGCCGCCTCGGCAAAATGCGCGTACCCCGCCCGCCTCCCAGAAGCCTACTGACCTGTAACCTGCGTCCTGCGAAACTGGGGCTGGAAAGTCCGCACCCAGAACAGGACGCGGGGGAGAAGGGAGCAAATCgacaggctcccaggagcacacccctccccctGAGGCTGCAGCTGCAAATCCCGCCAGCGCACCGTGACAGCACCGCGGCCGCTTCCCAGGAACAGGCTCACAGGGAGAGGTGCACCCCGCGAACATGGGGAAGCAAAGTCCACCCCAAGCAGCGGGGGAGTAAGTAACAAACTCAGGGGCTGCACGGGGTAGCCCGTACCACCGCACCCGCTTCCCGGGAGCAGACCACGACCTGAGGGCCGGCCGGGGATGTGCCAGAGCCGTCTAGCGCCTTCCCACCTCCCGGGTGAGCCCTGCTTTCCCAAAACCGAATATAAACGGCAGCGCAGACGCGGGGTGCAGGGACTAACTAATTcgggggggggggcaccaggaACCACTGCGGCGGCCCgtacccgcctcagggtcctaaagGGCCCACCGCCCGGGCCTCAACCATGCACCCCTAcctgtgcgcctccccagctGCGCAGCCCAGACATCACTCGCCGGCTGaacgacctgcgcgcccccaccagcgcccccttacctgcccggcGGCGTCAGCGGACCCGTCGGCGAGCGGCGGTCCAGTCCCAAAGATGCCTTCTTCCTCGGGAGCTGGTGCAaagagcacccagctcccgcccagcttccctACGCTCCGGGTGGGCTCCCGCGTCCGCGCGTCTGTGCGTCCGcgtccctcctcctcccgccagaATCGCGGACCCTCGGGCTGGGGCTCCTGCCCTATAGGAGCCTGCGGATTAGCTTCAGACTCCCCGCAGCCTATCCGGGCCTCAACTTCCGCTGTCCCAGGGTTCGCGGGAGTCGTGTTACAGATCAGCCTGCTCCAGGAAGGCGGTCGCTGTGCTGACGGGacgggggaggcggcggcgggattggggctgccccgtGTTACCGAGGGGATTTGCTTCCATTTCACGCTGTcgccgccgccacccccacacactaccgcaccgcgcccgcctcccaggagctgaCTGACCTGTAAGATGCGTCCCCCGAACATGGGGCACCAGAGTCCGTCCCCAGGACAGGGACGGGGGAGATGGCAGTATATCCACAGGCTCCCAGGGGCACACCCCTCTCTCTGCTGCCGCCGCTAATGCTGCCGCTGCAAATGCCGCCCGCGCACCCTGACAGCACCGCGGCCGCCTCCCAGCAACAGACTTACAGGGAGAGCTGCACCTCGTGAACATGCAGAAGCAAAGGCCACCCCAAGCCGCGGGGGAATACGAGCAAATTCAGGGCTCCCACGGGTCAGCCCGTCCCACCGCGACCGACGCCAAGGCCACGCGaacgcaccgcacccgcctccggGGAGCGGGACATAAACGgaggaccagcaggaggtgttCCTGGACCGTCTAGCGCCTTCCCACCTGCCGAGGGTGCACTGCTTTCGCAGCACGAATACAAACGGCAGCTACACCCGGGTTCACACAGtactaacgggggggggggggcggcaccATTAAATACAGCGGCGGCCCGCACCCGCCTCATGGTCCTGAAAGGCCCCGCGACCCGGGCCTCACCCACGCctaactgcacagcccaggcctcacccgccggcaCCACGACCTGCACTCCTCCaacagcgcccccttacctgcccggctgcggcggcggcagcgggggcTACGGCAA
This portion of the Vicugna pacos chromosome 29, VicPac4, whole genome shotgun sequence genome encodes:
- the LOC140690220 gene encoding uncharacterized protein isoform X2; protein product: MFGGRILQVSQLLGGGRGAVVCGGGGGDSVKWKQIPSVTRGSPNPAAASPVPSAQRPPSWSRLICNTTPANPGTAEVEARIGCGESEANPQAPIGQEPQPEGPRFWREEEGRGRTDARTREPTRSVGKLGGSWVLFAPAPEEEGIFGTGPPLADGSADAAGQPLQVRVPSASGLRVLITIWAINHPKLTGQ
- the LOC140690220 gene encoding uncharacterized protein isoform X1 gives rise to the protein MFGGRILQVSQLLGGGRGAVVCGGGGGDSVKWKQIPSVTRGSPNPAAASPVPSAQRPPSWSRLICNTTPANPGTAEVEARIGCGESEANPQAPIGQEPQPEGPRFWREEEGRGRTDARTREPTRSVGKLGGSWVLFAPAPEEEGIFGTGPPLADGSADAAGQSLVHTAHLLCLFPLGSAALRPQPLQVRVPSASGLRVLITIWAINHPKLTGQ